A portion of the Pseudomonas sp. GR 6-02 genome contains these proteins:
- a CDS encoding sulfurtransferase TusA family protein has product MTDAVTHDAELDASGLNCPLPLLKAKMELNRLASGAVLKVIATDAGSQRDFRTFARLAGHTLLREEDEAGVYRYWLKKA; this is encoded by the coding sequence ATGACTGACGCTGTAACCCACGACGCCGAGCTGGACGCCAGCGGTCTGAATTGTCCGCTGCCGTTGCTCAAGGCCAAGATGGAACTCAACCGACTGGCCAGCGGGGCGGTGCTCAAGGTGATTGCCACCGATGCGGGCTCTCAGCGCGATTTTCGCACCTTTGCCCGATTGGCCGGTCATACGCTGCTTCGTGAAGAAGATGAGGCGGGCGTTTACCGCTATTGGTTGAAAAAAGCCTG